ACAATaagaaaatttaggaaaaatctTTTGGAGAGATCTTGTGTGTAGAGAGCTTGTGGAGAGTCCGGGCGTTTTGTGGTGGAtctcctcatatatatagaggtcCAACTTGTCTTGTGAAGCATTTTCCTGTTAGAAGTTTGAGAACCTATCCTTTTAAGAGTTTGTGTGCCTTTCCTCTTAGGAGTCTGAATCAACTTGTCCTATATTTTCTTGGCTTAATCTCTTAGCTTGATTTTCGGCCTTATCTCGTGGCTAAATTATAGGTTGTTAATTTGACCCATTGGAAAATGaatagacatgaataataagattaaaattttatgtaagattaattagaatttagcatataatatatataatataatataaaaatgatttatatataatttaaaatttaaaatatgtatcTACCGATCCAGTTTGGTtcaaacatgttttcaaaatatgaaaacgaTACCAAACTGGTTTTGATTCTTAATAATCCGTTCCGGACCGAATCCACCAATTCCATTGGTTCAACCAATTTTTCGGTTTTTTTACACCTCTAATGGCGCGCtaacaaaaaagatttgataaaataaaattcataaattaatataattagatctgatatgttaattttttttttattacagtAAAAAGCTACACAATAAATTATATCAGCctctaaatttcattttataagatcttttttagaaccaaacatttctcttcttaaaaaaaaaacaaaatattcctATTAAAGAGACAAACAGAGAAATAGAAATATGCATTTGAAACCGAACGGATCCAAACCGATCTAATCATGAGTACACTACAATTTCTACATCCAATATCCGGGCATAGTAAGATATATTAACAATTTTGTATATTAGTTCTCTAATATCTTGATAGGAATTATCTAGtcccaaatatatattttaataacattaaCTCAATCCTTAACATAATCGAGAAGTTCTATGTGTGTAACTTGACTAGATGTCTGCTAGGGTTGTGACATTCCTTCCCCTTAATTTCAGTTCTTGTGCTCAATGGTGTtgtactgtttttctttttgataaccGAGGGTGTCCGGGCTAGCTTGCGCGCACCTCGACTAACCCTACGGGGCCCTGAAGTTAACGACCAGGTAAACTTCCAGTGGCCCTAAGGGGACTCGAACTGGTGACCATTGGGGAGCAAACCCAAGGCCAGACCAGCTGAGCTACCTCTCaggttactttttttttctttttaatctactccttttcttcttccttttgttgCTGAAACGTTCTTGATCATCAGTTTTAGACactgttttagtttttaatatgaaaaggcAAAGCATCCAACTGTTGTATGATCAGAGAAGTTCTTTCTATGATCATCCATACCACAAAAGATAGTTTAGCGGAATTGTTCTTGTTAGAGAAGTCAAGAACACCAACCCTTTGATGTAGAGCTCATCCCCTTAATTAAAGATTGTGTAATAAGTTCTCTCCCTAAAATCCAGCCATTATctgagatgaagaagaagtgtCAAATGATTAAGATGcccttaatataataaataaaataaaaaaaagaaaaaaagagagagagaacaaaatcTTAGCAGACAGAGGAGGGGGATGTAATTTCATTCACCACATGACACCTTTACACCTTTGTGTAATATGAAACTAATATGGGTTTAGGACTAATCCTCCAAACCCAAAACTCAATGGATTTCCAGCTATCGCAGCTTGGTATAAGGTGTTCAGAAGATGCAAGCTACTTCGAATTTCTGTACAATTTAGGTAATGTAGTTTCACTTGTAACAATTCAATTTGGAAAGAACAGAaacttcaaattccaaaaaacaaaaagggtgCGGAACACCCAAAACATTTGGTAGCATTTTGCACTACGGTCTTCCTTAAAGACAATATTACTTCTCCCTGGACCAGTCCCCACTCTTCCCACCAGTTTTGGACTCAAGACGCACATCTGTAATCTGGATATCCTTCGAGGCAGCCTTGCACATATCATAAACTGTTAGACCAGCAATGGTTACTGCCGTCATTGCTTCCATTTCAACCCCGGTTTTCCCTGTACATGCAGCTTCCCCTTCTATATCAACACTAAAATGCCCAGTGTTCAGTGTCAGATCGACACGAACATGAGTCAAGTATATGTTGTGACACAGTGGGATGAGACAGCTTGTTTTCTTTGCTCCACCAATTCCTGCAATTTTCGCCACAGTAAGGACATCTCCCTTGGCAATCTGGTTAGCCGCAACCAGATCAAACACCTTCTTGCCAAGAATTACTTTACAACGGGCAATTGCAGTTCTCTTACTACTTTCTTTGCGAGAAACATCAACCATTTGGGCTTCACCCGTACTGCTAATGTGGGTCAGGCCAGGTGTGCTTTCAACTACCTTATGAGAAACTAACTGGGGTTCTTGAGCCATATATTGATTACTGGCAGAACTTGCATGACCATTTGAAGGAGGCTCACCAAACACGGATTCCATTTCCTGAAACCAGGAAGTATGGCATTGACATATCTTGAGAGATTTTCATATGGGTTCTGAGGTATTTTTTGTGGGGATGTTGCAGCAGTTGACATATTTCTTGGAAGACTAGACTTGACATTCTCAAATGCCATCATCGGTCTAGTAACcatgcaccataattttttttataggtaatttttaatttttaagttcgatagatatattttttaattggaaGCCTGACAGAATATAACGATTTCTAGCAATGGAAATATATGTTTGACGCTTACATTCAATCTAGCTAGTTTCGTTTAATACTTCCGTATTGTCTCGAGTTCCgatcatgcattattttctcctgtttatcgagtccCAATTTTACTGCACTGCCTTGTAATGCCACGATTAACTTGAAACCATGGAAGTTTTCCATGTTAGGATAAAGGATAAAAGATTAAATCTACATATTCCCATCAACTTAAATTAGGGACAAATGGTGATTTCAGATGGTATCTGGAGCACAGAGGACCTAAATTAGAATCCTACTCTATACTCTACCCCATTTAATTAGATAAGAAAAGCTTACCTTATTTAGCTCAGAAATGGCACTTGCAAGATCATGATTATTGTTACCGCTGAAGAAACTTCTTGAGTGAGGGAGCGCCACTGCAAGTCTCCTGAGGAACATGATTCACAGATCCCAAATTTTTTCCTGCAGCTGCAAGAGAACTCGGAAAATATTTATGACTGTCAGATTGCTCAGCAAGTGTAACTCTGTAAGAAAGAACATCAGTGGGTCATTATTCTGTGAGTACTTTCATCaaatttgggacaaaattttgCGATAGCACTTGACATATTCGAACAAAAGAATCACTTCATAACATGGGTAAACAAAAACGTCGGCTACCAGATGCTTCTAACAAGTATCTAGCTTGGTTGAAGCATGTTCCTCATTTATTTCCCTTCAAGAAACAATACAAAACAACACATCAGAGTTTCACTTTCTTTCACCCCACCTTTACCGACAACCAAATATAGAAATAGACCTTCACAAATTGGAATTCAGTCGAAAAGTTCAAACAGAGGAGGGGGGAAGAAGAAGCACAGCACTAATAAATATACAACCAGCTCTCAGAGGCATTTCCACAAACATGTTGAGGGCGGTACATTGGAAAAAGCAAATGAAATCACAAGTGGGAAATTAATTAGCTCCAAATGCAGGGGGTAGAGGAATAAGGATTGGAAGTTTAGTGCTCTTGCAAACCTTTGACAGGGGAAGATTGTACTCTCTGGGTTTGAAGTATGAAGACTGACGTGGAGACagtgagttagagagagagagagagagagagagaggtgcgGACGACCTTTATGGTCTTTTAAGTTTCAAGAACAAGTAATGCTAGTTCTCTCTcccaaatagacaaattttatGCCACCCTCCTGTAAAAACGTGAAttctattataaattttttacagtttttatggagaataattttttctctaGGTTTAATGGTGATGtcgatttttttacaaaatgtttaTCGTGAGATTTATGTATTTAagacttgtacaaattattattctttaaaaagtgTCGGGACAAAAAATCTTGGGCGGGACTTAAAAGTTTTTGAGTTAGTATGAGCTTCAAAATGAGAGGGAGCACAAGCAATTTCCTTCGTTATAGGGGTGTAACGAGTCCAATTCGAtctgattttgaatatttttaagaatcaaaccggtatgtatcggttttgaaaatttaagaatcaaaatcaaaattttttttttgatttttttttttgggttcagTCAGGTTTGATCCGGTTCATcggttttctaatttattttacattccTACCTTGTTacaacatgaacatttattagCTCAGAAAAAATGGTTAAATACTCTCAAATTCGCTAGGTTTTGAGAAGGCATCAACTTGatcagatttttcattttgaatcaAATTGTCATTTTGTTCATATGTTACTTACACAAACAGTGCCCGCATCTCTTACCAATGATTTTCTCTTTAGTAAAATAGGTAAGAAAATTTTGGTCAATAACCTCCTACGCTTTATTTCGATTCAAATTTATtcctagtattttttttttttttttaagaataagtCCTCGTGTTATGACAAATCTTAAATCAAATGATTCAGTTAGAAATATTGTCcactcaacttaaaaaaaaaaaaaaaaaaacgataatCTAAAACACTGCCAGATGAAGGATACTAATTCTTGAAATAAAAactacattaaaataaaaaaatatataatataataatttattttaaaaaacaaaaacaaaaaatcaaaaaaggaaaattggcATAGGACCTCAAGCAGTggctcttgctctttccaacgTGTGGCTAGATCGAACCATCATACAGTGGCCAAGATCTGGCTATCCTGTTTAGTGacgaaaacaaaaattaaaaaaggaagaTCAACTATATCAGATGATAATGATTCCACATATGATGTACATTCCATTTTTACTTCATGTAAGTGTTAGGACATATGCTGTATACAAACCTTGTGAATGTAACGAATGTTGTACAGGTGATTTTATAcaaaaacatcatttcaaaGAATTCTTACATAGTATCAGAGATCTCAGTTGACACCTTATTTGATCATGCAAATACACCTATGGTTGAATCCTCCACCACCAGTCCAGTTTCAAACACCTACTCTCCTTTTTCCTTCCCCAATATTACTCATCTTATTTCCGTCCGCCTTGATGGTTCTAACTATCTATTTTGGATTTCACAATTCTTACCAGTCTTAGGCAGTCACGATCTCCTTGGGATTGTTGATGGCACTGAACCGTGTCCCCCTAAGTACTCTGCAGATGGTGATCGGCAAGACTCTGCTACCTTGAATCCAAACTATCTCCTTTGGCTCAAGAACGACCAATTTCGTTTAAGCTAGCTTAATGCTACATTGCATGATACTGTCCTCTCCATTGTTTACGGATTGGATAGCTCACACCAAGTCTAGCTCTCCTTAAAGAATCGGTTTGCCCCTCAATCTCGGTCTCGCCTGGCCCACCTGAAGCGCTAACTTTAGAATTTACGTCAAGGCTCCCAAATGTGCACTACCTACATTACTCAGGGTAAATCATTTGCTAATCAACTAGCTGTTATTGGTAAATccgttgatgatgatgaaattatTGATCATATTGTAAGTGGCTCCAATCCTCAATTCACCCCATTCATCACCACCACACCTTTGCCAAAATAGATGCTAAGTTCTCTTTTGAGGGATTTTTGGCTGAACTCTTGAGTTTTGAAACTCTTTTGGATCAACACAAGGGGGCTACTGGTGTGGGTGACCCTACCAAGGGACTACAGAAGTCTCGCCATTGTTAGACTAATTCCAAGTCAGGTTCCTCACAACACAAGCACAACCACTATCGCCCATCTCATCCTCATTCCAACTCCAAGTCCATCCACAAGAATTAGTCTGTTGATCGCACCAGAGCTCACGATGGCAGTCATTCTTGGGTTCCATGTCAGATATGTGGTAAGAACAACTATCAGGCTCTTGACTGCTACCACTGTATGAACCATGCTTACTAGGGTCGTCTTCCACCCATGCAACTAATAGCCATGGTAGCTCAAGCAAATGCCATTGCAGAAGATGAACCTTGGTATACAGATTGCGGCACAAATAACCACATTACAACTTCCCTCAACAATCTCTCACTAAAACAACCTTATGTAGGCAATACTGTTGTTGTTGGTAACGGGTCAAGTTTAACCATTGCTCATACTGGCTCCTCCTTCCTTAAAACTCCTTCCTCCCAACTTCAGCTTACTAATATTCTTCATTGTCCTCCTACATTTGCCAATTTACTCTCTATTTAGAGATTTTGTGCCGATAATGACtgtcattttatcttaaatGTTCTCTCTTTCATTGTGAAGGACAGCAACACGACACTGACACCATTGGAAGGACCAAGTGACGGAGGCCTTTATCCCCATCTACTTGAAACAActttctttaaataaaagacAGTCTTACAACATTACTTGGAATACAGACAACTTGGTCAACTTGACATCAGAGACTTGGTCATCCCTCTAGCTTCACTCTTCAGCACATTTTTTAGTCTCATCCTCTTCATCTTATTGGCGCAAAATCCTCCGATCATCTCTATTCTCCATGCCAACTTGCCAAGAGCAAGCAATTCCCATTTCCCCATTCCACTAGACTATCTGTACAACCATTAGATTTAATCCACACTGATGTATGGAACTCCCCAATACTATCAAACAATGAATACAAATACTATGTGGTTTTCAATAATGATTTTACACGTTTCAGTTGGATGTTTCCTCTTAAACAAAAATCTAATGTCTTCCATTGCTTTGTCAAATTTAAAACATGGATTGAAAATCAACTTTCAACCAAAATCAAACAACTTCAAACTTACGAGGGTGGTGAATACAACTTTCATCTTTTCCATACTTTCCTTTCTCAACATGGCATTCTCCACAAAAAATCATGTTCACACACTCCATAACAAAATGGCCTCTTTGAGCGTAAGCATCATCATCTCATTGAAACATGTATTTCTCTTCTTGCTCACTCTGGGCTTTCCTCCACTTACTGGGTTGATGCACTTCTCACTGCTACATACCTTGTAAACAGACTGCCAAGCTCTATTATTTGCTCACATTAGTCCTTTTGAGAAAATCTTTCACACCTCCCCTAACTGACTACCCTTCGTAGCTTTGGTTATGCTTGCTACCTTCTTCTCCATCCATACAATGACCACAAACTTGAGTTTTGTCGTAAaaggtatttttgttgttatgCTTCCAATCAGAAGGGCTACCAATGTCTTGACCTTGTTGCTCAACATTTCTATATTTCACGTAATGTTTTCTTTGACAAAAGCTTGTTTCCTACTGCCTCTACCACTCCATACACAACTGTTTCTAGTAGTGCTACTCCTGCTCCTATTTTAGGTACCTTCCTCACGGTTCCCCTTTCTTTCACCTCTCTCCCACCTTGTCTTTATAGTTTCATTTCTTGTACTTCTATGCCTGTTCCCAAACCCCCCTCTTCCATACCTTCCCAATTTCCTGCATTACCAAACCCACACATTATATCTCTACTTTCTCGAATTCAAACTCGTTCTCAAACAGGGACCCTCAAACCAAAAACTTATCCTAACTACCATACCTTCTATGCCGCTTGACATCCCATCACGGCCCTTGTTATACTTTCCTATCCACCTGAACTCACATGTTTCTCCAAAGCAGCTTCTTGTCCTTAATGGCGTGCTGCCATGAGACATGAATTTGATGCCCTTATGGCCAATGATACTTGGTCTCTTTGCCCTCGCCCTTATAACAAAAATGTCATCCGTACAAAGTGTCTTCAAACTCAAACCTAAACCTGATGGCTCCATAGAACGCCATAAAATACCGTTTGGTTGCGAAAGGGttcaataaaaatgatggtCTCGAGTACACTAATATTTTTAGTCCAGTTATAAAGCCAACCACCATTCATCTTCTACTGGCTCTTGCAATGCACTTTCAATGGCACATACGTCAACTGGACATATCTAATGCATTTATCCATGGCCATCTTGCTGAAGAAGCAAATAAGTGTTTATGGAACAACCACAGGGATTCCTTGATCCTTCTCGGCCCTCACATATTAGTTGTCTTCATAAAGGTATCCATGGCTTAAAGCAGGCAGCACGTGCCTAGTTTCAACGGCTGTCTACTGCTCTCATGGACCGTGGTTTTCAAGGCTCACTTGTGGTCacatctctttttctctttcatctccTTCCCATCCACATTTTTCTGCTCgtatatgttgacgacattaTCATCATAGGGACACACAACTTTGCtatttctcaactcatttccAGCCTTCAAACATAATTTGCATCGAAGGACTTAGGCCCTTATCATATTTCCTCAGCATCCAAGCTAAATGTACTTCAGCAAGCCTGCACTTTCATCAGTCTAAGTATATCATCGACTTACTTACTCGCACCAACATACTAGATGCCAAACCATATACCTCTCCCTGCACAACTGGCGTGAAACCCTCTTGCAGCGATGGTGATCCATTACATGATGCTATCCCATATCGTCAAATTGTTGGTGCACTTCAGTACTGCACCCTTACTTGCCCTGATATTTCTTTCTCGGCCAACTAGATGTGTCAATTCCTGCATGCTCCTACTACAACCCATCTCACATTTTCCAAACAAGTGCTTCGCTACCTTAAGGCTCTCTTGATCATTTGTTGTACTACACACCTGAGCAACCAGTCCTCACTGCATACTGTGACTCTGACTAGGCAGGAGCCCCTGTCGATTGAAGGTCCACGAATGGCTACGCTTTCTTCTTTGGAAAATGTTTGATTTCATGGAGTGCTAAGAAGCAACAAGTGGTGTTGCGTTCTAGTACCGAATTTGAATATCAAGCAATGGCTATTACAACTACAGAACTGTATTGGTTGTGTATGCTCCTTCGCAAGCTTCAAGTTTCACTCCCTCATGCCCCTGTTCTCTTGTGT
Above is a genomic segment from Juglans microcarpa x Juglans regia isolate MS1-56 chromosome 1D, Jm3101_v1.0, whole genome shotgun sequence containing:
- the LOC121240965 gene encoding cyclic pyranopterin monophosphate synthase, mitochondrial, with protein sequence MFLRRLAVALPHSRSFFSGNNNHDLASAISELNKEMESVFGEPPSNGHASSASNQYMAQEPQLVSHKVVESTPGLTHISSTGEAQMVDVSRKESSKRTAIARCKVILGKKVFDLVAANQIAKGDVLTVAKIAGIGGAKKTSCLIPLCHNIYLTHVRVDLTLNTGHFSVDIEGEAACTGKTGVEMEAMTAVTIAGLTVYDMCKAASKDIQITDVRLESKTGGKSGDWSREK